The genomic region CTACCAAATCTTATTATGGCAAGTTTATGCATTCCTATCAAGCTTTCGGCAAATTTTACAGCATGTTAAACTGAAATTATGGAAAAAGCCATTATTGTAGCTTACGATAAAAACCGCGCCATCGGACAAAATGGCGATATGCCGTGGGGGCGAAGTTTGCCGGCCGACTTGGTGAATTTTAAGCGCTTGACGAGAAATAGCAATGTCATTATGGGCAGAAAAACGTTCGAGTCAATTGGTTCGCGACCGCTTCCAAACAGAGAAAATATTGTCATTTCGTCCAAGCCAACTGGCGTCAAAAAAGTCCTTACGGCTATGAATTTACGAAGCGCCCTAGCTTTATCCCGATATCCAACTTTTATTATTGGTGGCTCACGAGTTTATAAAGACGCGCTAGATATTCCAGAAATTGACACTATTTACGCCACAGAGGTTAATGCCGAGTTTCCCGATGCTGACACTTTTTTCCCAGAGATAGATATGGACGCATGGGAGGAAGTAAGTCGCGCACATCATTCGGCAGATAATGAAAATAATTACGATTTTGATTTTGTGACGTATAAAAGAAAATAACCTTATTAAGTTGACAGTATTTGGTATTTGTGGTATGATAAAGCACATGAATGAGCAATATAATCTATATATCCTAGATCCCGAAAAGATTGACGACCTTAAAATTACAGATATACCAGAATATCAGAATTCAGTACACACTCTCATCGCGATACTTGTTGATAATCCCACCCGTAATAAGAACGGAACAGTCAATAGCAAAGCGTTCTTACTGGAAAGAGGAACATCTGAAAATGACAGTTCTACAGCAAAAGGAACATATAGAGATATACAGTTTAATCCCGACACCAGACGATATAAAATTCTGCCGAAGAAAAATCTCCGTAAAAAATAAACCTTAGCCACTCAGGCTATAAGTGCAAATCACTGACCGTGAGAGTCACACTACACCGCAATCGGCGCTTTTATTGCTGGATGGCACTCATAATCCTCCAGACGGATATCATCAATCGTGAAATCGTCGATACTCTTGATGTCTGGATTCAACCACAGCTTTGGTAGCGGCAGCGGACGGCGCGATAATTGCTCGTCAACTTGCGCGCGGTGATTATTGTAGATGTGTGCGCTATTTAAGGTATGAATAAACTCGCCGGGTTGCTTGTCGGTAACTTGAGCGACCATAGATAGAAGCAGCGCATAACTAG from Candidatus Nanosynbacter sp. HMT-352 harbors:
- a CDS encoding dihydrofolate reductase; protein product: MEKAIIVAYDKNRAIGQNGDMPWGRSLPADLVNFKRLTRNSNVIMGRKTFESIGSRPLPNRENIVISSKPTGVKKVLTAMNLRSALALSRYPTFIIGGSRVYKDALDIPEIDTIYATEVNAEFPDADTFFPEIDMDAWEEVSRAHHSADNENNYDFDFVTYKRK